A region of Diospyros lotus cultivar Yz01 chromosome 3, ASM1463336v1, whole genome shotgun sequence DNA encodes the following proteins:
- the LOC127796425 gene encoding uncharacterized protein LOC127796425 — MDNMSTTDGDLTVDLESGGTAPRRVCDAFARMNGLNKGENGVVNLSGNLSGVNEVEVALDKVELCSMDDKVEGHKAVDLVDNNNKSGKERPKRTSAKKPPRPPRPPKALSLDAADQKLIKELSELSMIKRSRIERTKALKKMKAAKASTSTGSLFAMICTFLFCLVMVFQGMFPQKNSPISFQDSQVLALVADSSSISSHHDRTKSATSNDARISGFHSPSLEEQLSGRFG; from the exons ATGGATAACATGTCTACAACAGATGGAGACCTCACTGTTGATCTTGAGAGTGGTGGGACTGCACCCAGAAGAGTTTGTGATGCTTTTGCGAGGATGAACGGATTGAACAAAGGTGAAAATGGGGTGGTAAATTTGAGTGGCAATCTGTCTGGTGTCAATGAGGTTGAGGTTGCTCTGGACAAAGTGGAATTATGTTCGATGGATGACAAGGTTGAGGGGCACAAGGCTGTAGATCTTgtggataataataataagtcaGGGAAGGAAAGGCCTAAAAGGACAAGTGCTAAAAAACCTCCCAGGCCTCCTCGGCCTCCCAAAGCTTTATCTTTGGATGCTGCTGACCAGAAGCTTATCAAAGAGCTCTCCGAACTATCCATGATCAAACGTTCAAGAATTGAGCGAACGAAGGccttgaagaagatgaaagctGCCAAGGCTTCAACATCAACTGGCAGCTTATTTGCCATGATATGCACCTTTCTCTTCTGCCTTGTTATGGTCTTTCAAG GAATGTTCCCTCAAAAAAATTCACCAATAAGCTTCCAGGATTCCCAGGTATTGGCTCTAGTAGCTGACTCTAGTTCAATCTCAAGTCACCACGACAGGACTAAATCTGCAACTTCAAATGATGCCAGAATTTCTGGTTTTCACTCTCCCAG TTTGGAGGAGCAGCTTTCTGGTAGATTTGGGTGA